The Edaphobacter sp. 12200R-103 genome contains a region encoding:
- a CDS encoding LytTR family DNA-binding domain-containing protein — MIQAVLADDEVLARQKLRQLLREFPEIEVAGEGATAAETIALVRATKPDLLFLDVRMPDMDGFDVVGELAAAGDPVMPSIIFTTAYDKYALRAFEIHAVDYLLKPFTLDRFRSATQRALDHIRSSRQHPDAAARKNPKGTPYTTRIVFKSKGRILFLPVSEICWIGAEENYVRICTQSETHLLRETMTRLEEKLDPTTFLRVHRSSIVNLQYVKEVRPEVDGEYGVHLLNGQKIPMSRTYRSRIKNWLER; from the coding sequence ATGATTCAGGCAGTCCTTGCTGACGATGAAGTCCTTGCACGGCAGAAGCTGCGGCAACTGCTGCGCGAGTTTCCCGAGATTGAAGTTGCAGGCGAAGGCGCAACTGCTGCTGAAACCATTGCGCTCGTGCGCGCCACAAAGCCGGATCTTCTCTTCCTCGATGTTCGCATGCCCGACATGGACGGCTTCGATGTCGTTGGTGAGCTCGCTGCCGCCGGCGATCCCGTCATGCCCTCCATCATCTTCACGACGGCATATGACAAGTACGCTCTCCGCGCCTTCGAGATTCATGCGGTCGACTACCTGCTGAAGCCTTTCACGCTCGATCGTTTTCGCTCAGCGACTCAGCGCGCGCTCGATCACATCCGGTCGTCGCGGCAACATCCGGATGCTGCCGCGAGAAAGAATCCCAAAGGAACTCCATACACCACGCGTATCGTCTTCAAATCCAAAGGGCGCATTCTCTTTCTTCCTGTCTCGGAGATATGTTGGATCGGCGCCGAGGAGAATTACGTTCGCATCTGTACCCAGTCGGAGACACACCTGCTGCGCGAGACGATGACGCGTCTTGAGGAGAAGCTTGACCCAACCACCTTTCTGCGGGTCCATCGCTCCTCCATCGTTAACCTGCAGTACGTCAAAGAGGTGCGGCCCGAGGTCGACGGCGAGTACGGCGTGCACCTGCTCAATGGCCAGAAAATTCCCATGAGCCGGACCTACCGTTCCCGCATAAAAAACTGGCTGGAGCGATAA
- a CDS encoding LacI family DNA-binding transcriptional regulator translates to MAVRLKDIARDLGVSVVTVSKVLRGNSDIGEETRKRVLKRMKELNYQPNMLARGLASGKTYTVGLVVPDLVHPFFAEFAKSLSAVLRKSNRAVILASSEEDPEIERQEIRTLLRRGIDVLLIASCQPNLRNFYELGDERTPYLLFDRNFPHLAAHFVGSNDVMVGEMATNHLVSLGRKRIAHIAGRNTSPSFDRLRGFRDAMAENRLPVPEDYVVVCDHMEERGDRTGFEAMQKLLALEERPDAVFCYNDMTGIGAIAAVLAAGLRVPEDIAIIGCGNMPYNDYLKVPLSSIDHGTAELGRIAGELALDLTSNPEQAPKNILVPPTLVARASTGSATQASTK, encoded by the coding sequence ATGGCAGTCAGGCTGAAGGATATTGCACGGGACCTCGGCGTCTCTGTGGTCACCGTGTCGAAGGTGCTGCGCGGAAACAGCGACATCGGCGAGGAGACGCGGAAGCGCGTCCTGAAACGCATGAAGGAGCTGAACTACCAGCCCAACATGCTGGCGCGAGGTCTTGCGAGCGGCAAAACCTACACGGTGGGCCTGGTGGTTCCCGACCTGGTGCATCCGTTCTTCGCCGAGTTTGCAAAATCGCTCAGCGCCGTACTGCGCAAGAGCAACCGCGCCGTCATCCTTGCCTCCTCCGAGGAAGATCCGGAGATCGAGCGGCAGGAGATTCGCACGCTTCTGCGCCGCGGCATCGACGTTCTGCTGATCGCATCCTGTCAGCCGAACCTGCGCAACTTTTATGAGCTGGGGGACGAGCGCACTCCCTACCTGCTCTTCGACCGCAACTTTCCGCATCTGGCGGCGCACTTTGTCGGCTCCAACGACGTGATGGTGGGCGAGATGGCAACAAACCACCTTGTCAGTCTGGGCCGAAAGCGAATCGCCCATATTGCGGGCCGCAACACGAGCCCCTCTTTCGATCGCCTGCGCGGCTTCCGTGATGCTATGGCGGAGAATCGGCTGCCGGTTCCAGAAGATTACGTGGTCGTGTGCGATCACATGGAAGAGCGCGGCGACAGGACAGGCTTCGAGGCGATGCAGAAGCTGCTTGCTCTTGAGGAGCGGCCGGACGCTGTCTTCTGCTACAACGACATGACCGGCATTGGAGCCATAGCTGCCGTACTTGCCGCTGGCCTGCGCGTTCCGGAAGATATTGCTATCATCGGTTGCGGTAACATGCCTTACAACGATTACCTCAAGGTTCCGCTGAGTTCGATTGATCATGGAACAGCGGAACTGGGGCGCATCGCTGGAGAGCTGGCGCTGGATCTGACGAGCAATCCGGAGCAGGCTCCCAAGAACATTCTGGTTCCACCGACGCTGGTCGCCAGGGCTTCAACCGGATCGGCCACACAAGCATCTACGAAGTAA
- a CDS encoding MoaD/ThiS family protein: MLPQHLRTLAKVTGELTVEVSAATQRSVLDAVEEQYPMLCGTIRDHATKERRAFLRFFACQEDLSHESIDTPLPQEVAEGREPLLVIGAVAGG, translated from the coding sequence GTGCTGCCTCAGCACCTGCGCACGCTGGCGAAGGTGACGGGCGAGCTGACGGTCGAGGTCTCTGCCGCGACGCAGCGCTCGGTGCTGGATGCGGTCGAGGAGCAGTATCCGATGCTGTGCGGAACGATCCGCGATCATGCCACGAAGGAGCGGCGGGCGTTCCTGCGGTTCTTCGCGTGTCAGGAAGATCTTTCGCACGAGAGTATCGACACGCCGCTGCCTCAGGAGGTGGCCGAGGGGCGGGAGCCTCTGCTGGTCATTGGGGCTGTAGCCGGAGGGTAG
- a CDS encoding inositol oxygenase family protein, with the protein MATTIATNAPLGKDMEEWDEFLKGRYQEGKSEQEFRQYDETANPGVAEFYRLNHQYQTHDYVIGKEKEYFGLKRGMKSIWEAAEYLNTLVDDSDPDTDLTQIEHLLQTSEAIRADGHPRWFVLTGFVHDLGKVLCLYGEPQWGVVGDTFPVGCAYSDQIVFPEYFKANPDLNHPVYSTKYGIYEPNCGLDNVHMSFGHDGYIYEVMKNYLPDSSLAMLRYHSFYAWHRHGAYQHLMNEKDKESLYWVNKFNPYDLYSKGHTKPNLKELKPYYDDLFAEYFPAKIAW; encoded by the coding sequence ATGGCCACAACAATTGCAACGAACGCTCCGCTCGGGAAAGACATGGAGGAGTGGGACGAGTTTCTGAAGGGTCGCTACCAGGAGGGCAAGAGCGAGCAGGAGTTTCGTCAGTATGACGAGACGGCGAATCCCGGAGTAGCCGAGTTCTACCGGCTGAACCACCAGTACCAGACGCATGACTACGTGATCGGCAAGGAGAAGGAGTACTTTGGCCTGAAGCGTGGCATGAAGTCGATCTGGGAGGCCGCGGAGTACCTGAACACGCTGGTGGATGACAGCGATCCTGATACCGATCTGACCCAGATTGAGCACCTGCTGCAGACCTCGGAGGCGATTCGCGCCGATGGGCACCCGCGGTGGTTTGTGCTGACGGGCTTTGTGCATGACCTGGGCAAGGTACTTTGCCTGTACGGCGAGCCGCAGTGGGGCGTCGTCGGGGATACGTTCCCGGTGGGCTGCGCGTATTCGGATCAGATTGTGTTTCCGGAGTACTTCAAGGCGAACCCGGATTTGAACCACCCGGTGTACAGCACCAAGTACGGAATCTATGAGCCGAACTGCGGCCTGGATAACGTGCATATGTCGTTCGGTCACGACGGCTATATCTACGAGGTGATGAAGAACTACCTGCCGGATTCGTCGTTGGCGATGCTGCGGTACCACTCGTTCTATGCGTGGCACCGGCATGGAGCGTACCAGCACCTGATGAACGAGAAGGATAAAGAGAGCCTGTACTGGGTCAACAAGTTCAACCCCTATGACCTGTACTCGAAGGGCCACACCAAGCCGAATCTCAAAGAGTTGAAGCCTTACTACGACGATCTGTTTGCGGAATATTTTCCGGCGAAGATCGCCTGGTAA
- a CDS encoding carboxypeptidase regulatory-like domain-containing protein — translation MSTRAKAWVSVLAALLLMLTGAPAMAQFESASVLGYVHDSSGAAIPSSNVTLTNTATGISQSKPTDAEGKYEFPSVQIGNYTVTAEAQGFSRAVTEPFVVQTNARQRVDVTLQAGSVSEEVTVTSAAQLLDTETSSHSTVIGTKQVEDLPLNGRSYADLVLLVPGARKSLLENNGTSSREGSFNINGQRSAFNNYLLDGLDNNNYGTSNQGFANENIPPSPDAMSEFRVETNNYSAEYGRSTGAVINASIRRGTNQFHGRAWDYNRNTVFNAIGPFLAPGASKPKFIQNQFGGTFGGPIWKDHTFFFVDYEGLRRIFNNASSTSTLPTTNQRNGLFYLNDDPSNPANAIPLRNPITGQKYLGQIPTADMTSFAKAVFGALPSPNTNGLLSNNFAITPRGTINDDKGDGRVDHTFNDHWTIFGRYSEHRQSLFDPPGIPGRAGGNSNGNVNIQNRNIAGGATWTISANKLLDIRFGWSRNLGGKFPIGQGQSSMLVENGITDGLPTDPLVVRSLNAQSVTGFSQFGAQSSNPQFQNPTIYNPKANFTWIKGKHSMKFGYEWQAVNTEVNDFNPSYGQDNYSGQFAKDTSTNNGTSANTVGCASNATSANCSAIAAGAPNLGAQLQQAQNLADFMFGNRSQYSLTTYAIVHLRQRYNFMYFQDDIKVSPKLTINAGLRYEIVTPQYEKDNRLSNFDPGTNSLIHARSGGVYSRSLVNTPKNNWAPRFGLAYSANDKTVLRAGYGIVYSQWNRAGGENNLTYNGPDVVNASITQGTSSGTFPSPSTLCTDDTQLQSSCFRQTQQGYAQNLTSPAYFNPLNALSRYIPRDFKTGYVQQYQIGIQRQLGHGFVADIAYVGNKSTHLQTLADYNQATPCTTGSCGSLQSRRPIKNFAGIEIAYGIGSANYNSLQFKLEKRASKGLYLLNSFTYGRVFDISSGHLETSGGDNSRVNYANPSNDYGPGGYDQPLADTLSVVYDLPYGHGRHWGGGSGRMMNTVLGGWQVTLINTMTSGLPVNITYSIPSSSGLYVSDIVTYRPNRVNNGPIKGPSSGRKKTATSLQNYFVSTNLTAPTTNPWGNVSRNSERSNAFYQADFGLHKAFPLWSESSNLDFRAEAFNVLNKVNYSSPNSTFGGSSFGQITSAFPARQLQLAAKIIF, via the coding sequence ATGAGCACGAGAGCCAAGGCGTGGGTTTCAGTGTTGGCAGCATTGCTGCTGATGCTGACCGGCGCACCTGCGATGGCGCAGTTCGAGTCGGCTTCCGTCCTTGGTTACGTGCATGACAGCTCGGGCGCGGCAATTCCCAGCAGCAACGTGACGCTGACGAATACGGCGACCGGAATTTCACAGAGCAAGCCGACGGATGCTGAGGGCAAGTACGAGTTTCCGAGCGTGCAGATTGGCAACTATACCGTCACCGCAGAGGCACAGGGCTTCAGCCGTGCGGTAACCGAGCCGTTCGTCGTGCAGACCAATGCCCGCCAGCGCGTCGATGTGACGCTGCAGGCAGGATCGGTCTCCGAGGAGGTCACGGTGACCTCGGCGGCGCAGCTTCTGGATACGGAGACCAGCTCGCATTCGACCGTGATCGGTACCAAGCAGGTGGAAGATCTTCCGCTGAATGGCCGCTCGTATGCGGACCTGGTTCTGCTGGTTCCTGGCGCGCGCAAGTCGCTGCTGGAGAACAATGGAACGTCGAGCCGCGAGGGTTCGTTCAACATCAACGGACAGCGCTCGGCCTTCAACAACTACCTGCTGGACGGTCTGGATAATAACAACTACGGCACCTCGAACCAGGGCTTCGCGAACGAAAACATTCCTCCGTCGCCTGACGCGATGAGCGAGTTCCGTGTGGAGACAAACAACTACTCCGCAGAATATGGACGCTCGACCGGCGCGGTGATCAACGCTTCGATCCGGCGCGGCACGAACCAGTTCCATGGACGCGCGTGGGATTACAACCGCAACACCGTGTTCAACGCGATCGGGCCGTTCCTGGCTCCGGGAGCAAGCAAGCCGAAGTTCATCCAGAATCAGTTCGGAGGAACCTTTGGCGGACCGATCTGGAAGGACCACACCTTCTTCTTCGTGGACTACGAGGGACTGCGGCGCATCTTCAACAATGCCAGCTCAACCTCAACCCTGCCGACGACAAACCAGCGCAACGGTCTCTTTTATCTGAACGACGATCCCTCGAATCCGGCGAACGCGATTCCGCTGCGGAATCCGATTACGGGGCAGAAGTACCTGGGCCAGATTCCTACTGCCGATATGACTTCGTTTGCCAAGGCTGTCTTTGGAGCGCTCCCAAGCCCAAACACTAATGGCTTGCTCTCCAACAACTTCGCAATCACACCTCGCGGCACGATCAACGATGATAAGGGCGATGGACGCGTCGACCATACTTTCAATGATCACTGGACCATCTTCGGCCGCTACAGCGAGCATCGCCAGAGCCTCTTCGACCCTCCAGGAATTCCTGGACGCGCAGGCGGAAACTCTAATGGCAATGTAAATATTCAGAACCGCAATATCGCCGGAGGCGCCACCTGGACGATCTCGGCGAACAAGTTACTCGACATTCGCTTCGGATGGTCGCGCAATCTCGGCGGAAAATTCCCCATTGGCCAAGGCCAGAGCTCGATGTTGGTCGAGAACGGGATTACCGATGGCCTGCCGACAGATCCTCTGGTCGTCCGTTCCTTGAATGCTCAGTCTGTGACGGGCTTCTCGCAGTTTGGAGCGCAGTCGTCGAATCCGCAGTTCCAGAACCCAACGATCTACAATCCGAAGGCAAACTTCACGTGGATCAAGGGCAAGCACTCGATGAAGTTCGGCTATGAGTGGCAGGCAGTCAACACCGAGGTCAATGACTTCAATCCGAGCTACGGACAGGATAACTACAGCGGGCAGTTTGCGAAAGATACCAGCACCAATAATGGAACATCCGCCAACACGGTCGGCTGCGCTTCCAATGCGACCAGCGCTAACTGCTCCGCGATCGCAGCGGGCGCTCCAAACCTGGGCGCGCAGTTACAGCAGGCGCAGAATCTTGCAGACTTTATGTTCGGCAACCGCTCTCAATATTCGTTGACCACGTATGCGATCGTGCATCTGCGCCAGCGTTATAACTTCATGTACTTCCAGGATGACATCAAGGTTTCTCCCAAGCTGACCATCAACGCCGGTCTGCGATACGAGATCGTCACCCCGCAGTATGAGAAAGACAATCGTCTCTCGAACTTCGATCCCGGCACCAACTCGCTGATCCATGCCCGCAGCGGTGGAGTGTATAGCCGCTCGCTGGTAAATACTCCTAAGAACAACTGGGCTCCGCGCTTCGGCCTTGCCTACTCGGCTAACGACAAGACGGTTCTTCGCGCAGGCTATGGCATCGTCTATTCACAGTGGAACCGCGCCGGCGGCGAAAACAACCTGACCTACAACGGTCCGGATGTGGTCAACGCGAGCATTACGCAGGGCACTTCGTCGGGCACCTTCCCTTCGCCTTCGACGCTTTGCACGGATGACACACAGCTGCAGTCATCGTGCTTCCGTCAGACACAACAGGGTTATGCCCAGAACCTCACCAGCCCTGCCTACTTCAACCCCCTCAACGCGCTGTCTCGCTACATTCCGCGAGACTTCAAGACGGGTTATGTGCAGCAGTACCAGATTGGCATTCAGCGCCAGCTCGGTCATGGCTTTGTGGCTGATATCGCCTATGTGGGCAACAAGTCCACGCATCTGCAGACACTGGCCGACTACAACCAGGCTACTCCCTGTACGACGGGCTCTTGCGGCAGCCTGCAGTCGCGTCGTCCGATTAAAAACTTCGCTGGAATCGAAATCGCCTACGGCATCGGTTCTGCCAACTACAATTCGTTGCAGTTCAAGCTGGAGAAGCGCGCTTCGAAGGGCCTTTACCTGCTGAATTCGTTTACCTACGGCCGGGTCTTCGATATCTCGTCGGGACATCTTGAGACCTCGGGCGGAGACAACTCGCGTGTGAATTATGCCAATCCCAGCAACGACTACGGTCCTGGCGGATACGATCAGCCTCTGGCCGACACACTCTCGGTTGTCTATGACCTTCCTTACGGTCATGGGCGCCATTGGGGTGGAGGCTCGGGACGCATGATGAACACGGTCCTCGGCGGGTGGCAGGTAACGCTGATCAACACCATGACCAGCGGCCTTCCAGTCAATATCACCTATTCGATCCCGAGCTCATCGGGTCTCTACGTCTCCGACATCGTTACCTATCGTCCGAACCGCGTCAACAATGGACCGATCAAGGGACCGTCGTCGGGCCGCAAGAAGACTGCCACCTCGCTGCAGAACTACTTTGTCAGCACGAACCTGACAGCGCCTACCACTAATCCCTGGGGCAATGTCAGCCGTAACTCCGAGCGCTCGAATGCCTTCTACCAGGCTGACTTTGGCCTGCACAAAGCGTTTCCGCTCTGGAGCGAAAGCTCGAACCTCGACTTCCGCGCCGAGGCATTCAACGTGCTGAATAAGGTGAACTATTCTTCACCGAACAGCACGTTCGGCGGATCGAGCTTTGGACAGATCACGAGCGCGTTCCCGGCTCGTCAACTTCAGCTCGCGGCGAAGATTATCTTCTAA
- a CDS encoding DinB family protein gives MQGLTAEQARWTDGKGNHSVGQLTYHLVFWNKRALERFKGKTPDKFSGNNDETFNNFTAEQWADIVKQFDQNMTEWEKAVEAADDATIAKNASLIAHVGTHNAYHIGQIVFVRKEQGVWDPAKGVK, from the coding sequence ATGCAGGGCCTCACCGCCGAGCAGGCCCGCTGGACCGACGGCAAGGGCAACCACTCCGTCGGCCAGCTCACCTATCACCTCGTCTTCTGGAACAAACGCGCTCTCGAGCGGTTCAAGGGGAAGACTCCCGACAAGTTCAGCGGCAACAACGACGAGACCTTCAACAACTTCACCGCAGAACAGTGGGCCGACATCGTCAAGCAGTTCGACCAGAACATGACCGAGTGGGAGAAGGCCGTCGAAGCAGCCGACGACGCCACCATCGCCAAAAACGCCTCCCTCATCGCCCACGTCGGCACCCACAACGCCTATCACATAGGCCAGATCGTCTTCGTCCGAAAAGAGCAGGGCGTCTGGGACCCCGCCAAAGGCGTCAAATAG
- the bla gene encoding subclass B3 metallo-beta-lactamase: MLLLTVRSRAQNPEWTEAFPPFRIMGNLYYVGSKDLASYLVVTPEGNILINSNLESSVPQIKASVEKLGFRFSDTKILLISHAHWDHDAGSAAIKQMTWAKYMVMDADVGVVEDGGKSDFAYGKEPRNWYKPAKVDRVLHDGDEVKLGGAVLVAHKTPGHTKGCTTWTLKVNDNGKSYDAVIVGSPNVNPGFRLAGRPSYPGIVADYEKTFRVLESLHCDLFLGAHGAYFGMTAKYVRLKAGDRMAFVDPAGYASYVAERKATFEKELARQRDGATR; encoded by the coding sequence ATGCTGCTGCTCACGGTGCGAAGCCGTGCTCAGAATCCGGAGTGGACCGAGGCTTTTCCTCCGTTTCGGATTATGGGGAACCTTTATTACGTCGGCAGCAAGGATCTGGCGTCGTACCTGGTGGTGACTCCTGAGGGGAACATCCTGATCAACAGCAATCTTGAGAGCTCGGTCCCGCAGATCAAGGCGAGCGTGGAGAAGCTCGGCTTTAGGTTCAGCGATACCAAGATTCTGCTGATCAGCCATGCGCACTGGGACCACGATGCGGGGAGTGCAGCGATCAAGCAGATGACCTGGGCGAAGTACATGGTGATGGATGCCGACGTGGGCGTGGTGGAGGACGGCGGGAAGAGCGACTTCGCCTACGGGAAGGAGCCCCGCAACTGGTACAAGCCGGCGAAGGTGGACCGCGTTCTGCACGATGGCGATGAGGTGAAGCTGGGCGGAGCTGTGCTGGTGGCCCACAAGACTCCGGGGCATACGAAGGGCTGCACGACCTGGACCCTGAAGGTAAACGATAACGGTAAGAGCTACGATGCCGTTATCGTCGGGAGCCCGAACGTGAATCCGGGATTCCGGCTGGCGGGGAGGCCGAGCTATCCGGGGATCGTGGCGGATTATGAGAAGACCTTTCGGGTGCTGGAGTCGCTGCACTGCGATCTGTTCCTGGGGGCCCATGGGGCTTATTTCGGGATGACGGCCAAGTATGTCCGGCTGAAGGCGGGTGACCGGATGGCGTTTGTCGATCCGGCGGGTTATGCGAGCTATGTGGCTGAAAGGAAGGCTACTTTTGAGAAGGAGCTGGCTCGGCAGAGAGATGGGGCGACGCGTTAG
- a CDS encoding phosphatidylinositol-specific phospholipase C1-like protein has protein sequence MFGSATSRMAWIALAAVTSTVTAQQLTQAAQDKVVRLNEIQVIGSHNSYHSGFAPSERKYLEMKNPKALRALDYSHAPLPDQLNGGVRQIEIDVFADAKGGHYAHLPIDDAEVKAGLPADPNFDPNHEMDKPGFKVMHVQGVDQRSTCHTFVKCMMVVREWSQQHPQHLPIFILVETKDDGGKPRPGMPATEPFTPQVFDALDAEVRSVFKPGEYITPDEVRGHSATLIDAIGKGGWPTLAKARGRVIFLLDQRKVEGIYTENHPSLKGRVFFTNAEPGKPDAAFTEQNNGSKETIDALVKQGYLVRTRTDEGTEQARTNDTTRRDLALSTGAQMISTDYPPSEPSKWTSFVVKFPDDLVARCNPVNKPGGCVDSLLEPSASAMAKK, from the coding sequence ATGTTTGGAAGTGCAACGAGCAGGATGGCGTGGATCGCTCTGGCCGCAGTCACGAGTACCGTGACCGCGCAGCAGCTTACACAGGCAGCACAGGACAAGGTTGTGCGGCTGAACGAGATTCAGGTGATCGGATCGCACAATAGCTATCACTCCGGATTTGCGCCGAGCGAACGCAAATACCTCGAGATGAAGAACCCAAAGGCGCTGCGTGCGCTGGATTACAGCCATGCTCCTCTTCCGGACCAGCTTAACGGCGGCGTGCGGCAGATCGAGATTGACGTCTTCGCCGACGCGAAGGGCGGGCATTATGCTCATCTTCCAATCGACGATGCTGAAGTGAAGGCAGGGCTGCCGGCGGATCCAAACTTCGATCCGAATCACGAGATGGATAAGCCGGGATTCAAGGTGATGCATGTGCAGGGAGTCGATCAGCGGAGCACCTGCCACACCTTCGTCAAATGCATGATGGTTGTGCGGGAGTGGTCACAGCAACACCCGCAGCATCTGCCGATTTTCATCCTGGTGGAGACGAAGGACGATGGCGGAAAACCGAGGCCAGGCATGCCGGCGACCGAGCCATTCACTCCGCAGGTATTCGACGCTCTCGATGCCGAGGTGCGCTCGGTCTTCAAGCCAGGCGAGTACATCACGCCGGACGAGGTTCGTGGTCACTCTGCAACGCTCATTGACGCTATCGGCAAAGGCGGATGGCCGACGCTGGCGAAGGCCCGCGGACGCGTGATCTTCCTGCTGGATCAGCGCAAGGTCGAGGGCATTTATACCGAAAACCATCCGTCGCTCAAGGGACGTGTCTTCTTCACCAACGCCGAGCCCGGCAAGCCGGACGCTGCCTTTACCGAGCAGAACAATGGCTCCAAAGAGACCATCGACGCATTGGTGAAACAGGGCTACCTGGTGCGGACACGCACGGACGAGGGCACGGAGCAGGCTCGCACGAATGACACCACGCGGCGTGATCTTGCGCTCTCGACCGGGGCGCAGATGATCAGCACCGACTATCCTCCTTCGGAGCCTTCGAAGTGGACGTCCTTTGTGGTGAAGTTTCCCGATGATCTGGTCGCGCGATGCAATCCGGTAAACAAGCCGGGGGGTTGCGTGGACTCGCTTCTGGAGCCTTCGGCAAGTGCGATGGCGAAGAAATAG
- a CDS encoding sialidase family protein, translated as MSGVRVLVGTRKGAFVLTSDGKREEWKVEGPHFAGWEIYHMKASPVDPNRIYASQTSGWFGQVVQRSDDGGKTWNPVGNKFDYEGDAGTHQWYDGTPHPWEFKRAWHLEPSLSDPDTIFAGVEDAALFRSTDGGQNWQELPGLRKHGSGPHWQPGAGGMCLHTILLDPSDAKRMYIAISAAGAFRTDDGGETWKPINQGLRSEFIPDPTAEVGHCVHHIAMHPSRPGTLFMQKHWDVMRSDNAGDHWTEVSGNLPTDFGFVIDVHAHEPETIYVVPIKSDGEHFPLDGKLQVYRSRSGGHEWEPLTKGLPQENCYVNVLRDAMAVDSLDKCGIYFGTTGGQVYASSDAGDSWKPIVRDLPAVLSVEVQTLP; from the coding sequence ATGAGCGGAGTTCGGGTTCTGGTTGGTACACGCAAGGGAGCATTCGTCCTTACTTCGGACGGCAAGCGGGAAGAGTGGAAGGTCGAGGGACCGCACTTCGCCGGCTGGGAGATCTACCACATGAAGGCCTCGCCGGTAGACCCGAACCGCATCTACGCGTCGCAGACGAGCGGCTGGTTCGGGCAGGTCGTGCAGCGGTCGGACGACGGCGGCAAGACGTGGAATCCTGTCGGCAACAAGTTCGACTACGAGGGCGACGCCGGAACGCACCAGTGGTATGACGGCACGCCGCATCCGTGGGAGTTCAAGCGGGCGTGGCACCTGGAGCCTTCGCTCAGCGATCCGGACACCATCTTTGCCGGCGTCGAAGATGCTGCGCTCTTCCGCTCCACAGATGGCGGGCAGAACTGGCAGGAGCTTCCCGGCCTGCGCAAGCACGGTTCCGGGCCGCACTGGCAGCCGGGCGCGGGGGGCATGTGTCTGCACACCATCCTGCTGGACCCGAGCGATGCAAAGCGGATGTACATCGCGATCTCGGCCGCAGGAGCGTTTCGCACCGATGACGGCGGCGAGACGTGGAAGCCGATCAACCAGGGCCTGCGGTCGGAGTTTATCCCTGATCCAACAGCCGAGGTTGGTCACTGCGTCCATCACATCGCCATGCATCCGTCGCGTCCGGGCACGCTGTTTATGCAGAAGCACTGGGACGTCATGCGGTCGGACAACGCGGGCGATCATTGGACCGAGGTGAGCGGAAATCTTCCGACCGACTTCGGCTTTGTGATCGACGTGCATGCGCACGAGCCGGAGACGATCTACGTGGTTCCCATCAAGAGCGACGGCGAGCACTTCCCTCTCGACGGCAAGCTGCAGGTCTATCGCAGCCGGTCGGGCGGTCACGAGTGGGAGCCGTTGACCAAGGGGCTGCCGCAGGAGAACTGCTACGTCAACGTGCTGCGGGACGCGATGGCGGTCGACTCGCTGGACAAGTGCGGCATTTACTTCGGCACGACGGGCGGCCAGGTTTACGCCTCTTCCGATGCGGGCGATAGCTGGAAGCCGATCGTACGCGATCTTCCGGCGGTACTTTCGGTCGAGGTCCAGACGCTTCCATGA
- a CDS encoding VanZ family protein, which translates to MNVKRTNWLAAILLTGYSALLIRFVVFKAVPTIAIGHMRIRFAGTHTGPSNLVPFKTIATQLAGRGNHLVAMVNLLGNIVLFLPLGFLAPLAFPIDTWRKAIVLGICSGLSCEVLEVVFRVGIFDVDDLLLNAFGVLLGFAVFALFEPKSRIPSRSSPQH; encoded by the coding sequence ATGAACGTGAAACGCACGAACTGGCTCGCAGCGATCCTTCTCACGGGCTATAGTGCCCTTTTGATTCGATTCGTGGTTTTCAAGGCTGTCCCAACGATCGCAATCGGGCACATGAGGATTCGGTTCGCCGGAACCCACACCGGCCCTAGCAACTTGGTCCCGTTCAAAACGATTGCTACTCAGCTTGCCGGGCGTGGGAATCATTTAGTTGCCATGGTGAACCTGCTCGGGAACATCGTCCTGTTCCTGCCGCTCGGATTTCTGGCTCCGCTTGCCTTCCCCATCGACACCTGGCGAAAGGCAATCGTCCTTGGAATTTGCTCTGGCCTAAGTTGCGAGGTGTTGGAAGTCGTCTTCCGTGTAGGCATCTTCGACGTGGACGACCTGCTTCTGAACGCATTCGGCGTTCTGCTTGGCTTCGCAGTGTTTGCGCTGTTTGAACCCAAGTCTCGAATTCCGTCCAGGTCGAGCCCTCAGCACTGA